The Erythrobacter sp. Alg231-14 genome has a segment encoding these proteins:
- the fliE gene encoding flagellar hook-basal body complex protein FliE, with the protein MSGVGSTSSVHQIMALRQDVMSRNQALQDVRAATGSPASGAQSPGNATGPAGGFADALTGALQTVSGVQRRSGEMQAAYERGEVTDIAKVMLARQEAGVAFEATLQVRNKLLSAYQDIMRMGS; encoded by the coding sequence ATGAGCGGCGTCGGTTCCACCAGCTCGGTTCATCAAATCATGGCCCTGCGCCAAGATGTGATGTCCCGCAATCAGGCATTGCAAGATGTGCGCGCGGCCACCGGCAGTCCCGCATCGGGCGCGCAAAGCCCCGGCAATGCAACCGGTCCGGCTGGCGGTTTTGCCGATGCCCTGACCGGCGCGCTTCAAACTGTTAGCGGCGTGCAGCGCCGATCCGGCGAAATGCAAGCGGCCTATGAGCGCGGCGAAGTGACCGATATCGCGAAAGTGATGCTTGCCAGGCAAGAGGCCGGCGTGGCGTTCGAGGCTACCCTTCAGGTCCGCAACAAACTGCTGTCGGCCTATCAAGACATCATGCGGATGGGGAGCTGA
- the fliF gene encoding flagellar basal-body MS-ring/collar protein FliF: protein MADANVPVAVNGAPVPMPAAADWRGQFSQLTAQPAIRRALPALIGIGVLAIIAALYLSIAQGPQRILYSSLTDGERGKVVAALEQGGIGYTINPNTGALTVSEGDVYRARMLVASDAGIAAPEGASEMLDAIPLGSSRTLEGERLRLARERELMLTIREIDGIESVRVHLATAERSVFIRQNNPPSASVMVRLVGGRSLSQPQVEAIVNLVSASVPGMTTDAVRVVDQNGRLLSSERDGVMDGLVLQREFEGKLREQVTSLLLPLLGEGNFSSQVQVELDQSEITSARESYDQDGSVRSESERTSTRLAGSGPGGIPGVTANTPPPDAQLVEGAPDPAQAAEDPSAPPSDSESAVQRNYELGREVAVTNTRPGGLVKLSVAVAVSDSALEAAAPMTAEELQSLVSAAVGADETRGDQIQVVVSAFESTEMEPMAFYEQPWFANVLRYVTALIAVLLVLFLAVRPMIKRMRGSTPAVSLAEQNLDPNATDLLVADPGARESNPALAQDASPVDLSQRVELARQLATVQPDRAVEALQRMLDNPSDQPSKAAAI, encoded by the coding sequence GTGGCGGATGCAAATGTACCGGTTGCCGTGAACGGCGCCCCTGTTCCCATGCCCGCTGCCGCCGATTGGCGCGGACAATTCTCCCAACTTACCGCGCAACCCGCGATCCGACGCGCTTTGCCCGCATTGATCGGGATTGGCGTGCTGGCGATTATCGCGGCGCTTTATCTTAGCATCGCACAAGGGCCTCAGCGGATCTTGTATTCCAGCCTGACCGATGGAGAACGGGGCAAAGTCGTCGCAGCGTTGGAACAAGGCGGCATTGGCTACACAATCAATCCAAACACAGGCGCGCTAACCGTTTCCGAAGGCGACGTGTATCGCGCACGAATGTTAGTCGCCAGCGATGCGGGAATCGCCGCGCCCGAGGGCGCAAGTGAGATGCTCGATGCCATTCCATTGGGGTCCAGCCGGACGTTGGAAGGGGAGCGATTGCGGCTTGCGCGAGAGCGCGAGTTGATGTTGACCATCCGCGAAATTGACGGAATTGAATCGGTCCGCGTGCATCTCGCCACCGCAGAACGATCGGTCTTCATCCGTCAGAACAACCCTCCCAGCGCCAGCGTTATGGTGCGTTTGGTGGGTGGCCGATCTTTGAGCCAGCCTCAGGTTGAAGCGATCGTCAATCTTGTATCTGCCTCGGTGCCCGGGATGACAACCGATGCCGTGCGTGTGGTGGATCAGAACGGACGGTTGCTGTCTTCGGAAAGAGACGGCGTAATGGACGGTTTGGTTCTACAGCGCGAATTCGAAGGAAAACTGCGCGAGCAAGTGACCTCCTTGCTTTTGCCGCTGTTGGGGGAGGGCAACTTTTCGAGCCAAGTTCAGGTCGAACTGGACCAATCTGAGATCACGTCGGCGCGTGAAAGTTACGATCAAGACGGTTCCGTCCGCAGTGAAAGCGAACGCACATCAACGCGACTTGCCGGAAGCGGGCCGGGCGGCATTCCCGGTGTAACTGCAAACACGCCGCCGCCTGACGCGCAATTGGTCGAAGGGGCGCCCGATCCGGCGCAGGCCGCCGAAGATCCATCGGCCCCGCCGAGTGACAGCGAAAGCGCCGTCCAACGCAATTATGAATTGGGCCGCGAAGTCGCCGTGACGAACACAAGGCCGGGTGGTTTGGTCAAATTGTCGGTCGCAGTCGCGGTCAGCGATAGCGCGCTCGAAGCGGCCGCGCCTATGACCGCAGAAGAGCTACAATCCTTGGTCAGCGCAGCAGTTGGCGCAGACGAAACGCGCGGCGATCAAATTCAAGTTGTCGTCAGCGCGTTTGAAAGCACGGAAATGGAACCGATGGCGTTCTATGAACAACCGTGGTTCGCCAACGTCTTACGATATGTGACCGCGTTGATTGCCGTATTGCTTGTCTTGTTCTTGGCGGTGCGTCCGATGATCAAACGGATGCGCGGCTCAACGCCTGCCGTGTCTCTCGCGGAACAAAATCTTGATCCAAACGCCACGGATTTGCTCGTTGCGGACCCAGGGGCGCGGGAATCCAACCCGGCATTGGCGCAGGATGCGTCGCCGGTGGATTTATCGCAGCGTGTCGAATTGGCCCGGCAATTGGCGACGGTACAGCCCGATCGCGCGGTCGAAGCGCTTCAACGCATGCTCGATAATCCCAGTGACCAACCGTCAAAGGCCGCCGCGATATGA
- a CDS encoding FliG C-terminal domain-containing protein, which produces MTSLDTIEIEEPMNAVPAPLLNRVDRAAVFLMLLSDEEAAALLSRLGPDQLEQIGAAMCQLGDIEQAEMAEALDDFVGESAREILAQQDRGAQVRGLLERSIGPTKAESMMMRIDPDPGPRSIEMARWLAPALLLKLVEDEHPQVIAALLLMLDPEPAAEVLSALPNHIQPIVVERVARIGPVSQQAVDMIDKLLSQRIGASFGANALALGGAREAANLINLAAGDLRGTVLPAIAQRDGPLAERIEEELFTFEMLFELEAQAMERLLRDVDSEALVDALKGLKDTERAPFFKAMSSRAADGIRDEIEMRGRLSRGEVDAAKRKIVEVARSLAEQGEIVMGGDDGEFV; this is translated from the coding sequence ATGACCAGTCTCGATACAATTGAGATCGAAGAACCGATGAATGCGGTGCCCGCGCCTTTGCTGAACCGGGTCGACAGGGCTGCTGTGTTCCTAATGCTGTTGAGCGACGAGGAAGCCGCTGCCCTGCTCTCTCGGCTTGGTCCGGATCAACTTGAGCAAATTGGTGCAGCGATGTGCCAATTGGGCGATATTGAACAGGCCGAAATGGCCGAAGCTCTCGATGATTTTGTCGGAGAAAGCGCGCGGGAAATTTTGGCACAACAAGATCGCGGCGCACAGGTTCGCGGTTTGTTGGAACGATCCATTGGCCCGACAAAAGCGGAAAGCATGATGATGCGCATTGATCCCGATCCGGGACCGCGCAGCATCGAAATGGCACGATGGTTGGCGCCAGCCTTACTGCTAAAACTGGTGGAAGATGAACACCCTCAGGTGATTGCCGCTTTGTTGTTGATGTTGGACCCAGAGCCAGCTGCCGAAGTGCTGTCCGCCTTACCAAACCACATCCAACCCATCGTGGTCGAAAGGGTCGCGCGGATTGGACCGGTGTCTCAACAGGCAGTCGACATGATCGACAAACTCTTATCGCAACGCATCGGGGCCAGTTTTGGCGCAAATGCATTGGCTTTGGGCGGCGCGCGCGAGGCGGCCAATCTCATCAATTTGGCGGCAGGCGATCTGCGCGGCACCGTGTTGCCGGCCATCGCACAGCGCGATGGACCCTTGGCCGAAAGGATCGAAGAAGAGCTGTTCACATTTGAAATGTTGTTCGAACTCGAGGCACAGGCGATGGAGCGTTTGTTGCGCGACGTCGACAGCGAAGCTTTGGTCGATGCTCTCAAAGGGCTCAAAGACACAGAGCGTGCTCCGTTCTTCAAAGCAATGTCGAGCCGCGCCGCAGATGGCATTCGCGACGAAATCGAAATGCGCGGCCGACTGTCGAGAGGCGAGGTCGATGCTGCCAAACGCAAGATTGTCGAAGTGGCCCGATCTCTGGCTGAACAAGGCGAGATTGTGATGGGAGGCGATGATGGAGAGTTCGTCTGA
- a CDS encoding flagellin N-terminal helical domain-containing protein — protein sequence MSVINTNTSALRAQNASMKANEMLGDAMERLSTGSRINSASDDAAGLSIATGFTSDIRALNQGIRNANDGIALAQTAEGALDEVSNMLQRVRELAVQSQNGTLDATDRGFLDTEVTELASQIDDILSNTEFNGVSLFSTTSGSDVSVSIQIDAGRSIDITSTAIDDTNLDAAGLDVSSTTNAATAITNVDAGLQAVNTARSSLGAGQNRLESAINNLTTTSTNLADARSRIEDTDYSSETTALAKAQILSQASTAMLAQANQSQQSVLSLLR from the coding sequence ATGTCCGTAATTAACACCAACACTTCGGCACTGCGCGCTCAAAACGCCAGCATGAAAGCCAACGAAATGCTCGGCGATGCGATGGAGCGCCTTTCGACAGGCAGCCGCATCAACAGCGCATCCGACGACGCCGCCGGCCTTTCAATCGCGACCGGTTTCACCAGCGACATCCGCGCCTTGAACCAAGGTATCCGCAACGCCAATGACGGTATCGCATTGGCCCAAACGGCCGAAGGCGCGTTGGACGAAGTTTCCAACATGCTGCAACGTGTCCGCGAACTTGCGGTCCAATCGCAAAACGGCACTTTGGACGCAACAGACCGCGGCTTCCTCGACACAGAGGTTACCGAACTCGCTTCTCAAATTGACGACATCTTGAGCAACACCGAATTCAACGGCGTGTCGCTCTTCAGCACAACCAGCGGCAGCGATGTCAGCGTTTCCATCCAAATTGACGCCGGTCGCAGTATCGACATCACTAGCACCGCGATCGATGACACCAACCTTGATGCAGCGGGCCTCGATGTCAGTTCAACCACCAACGCGGCCACCGCGATCACAAATGTGGACGCCGGCCTCCAGGCGGTGAACACGGCACGATCGTCCTTGGGTGCGGGTCAAAACCGTCTGGAATCGGCGATCAACAACTTGACCACCACATCGACAAATCTGGCCGATGCCCGATCACGGATCGAAGACACCGATTATTCATCGGAAACGACCGCGCTGGCCAAAGCCCAGATCCTAAGTCAGGCATCGACCGCGATGCTGGCTCAGGCGAACCAATCGCAACAAAGTGTCCTGTCACTGCTGCGGTAA
- a CDS encoding sigma-54 interaction domain-containing protein: MRALHSEFETAQSMGGPNQTTIGERTTAATGAPANVHSGLVDPTLPLLAHSWQRGRIVLGDHGKFPEIETRPGRQHADLLAIDLVQSDRPALTRLANGRVTLAYPPHAMGPAQSALIASAADGGWPIAGDTESLALLTLAERIAASEIPVLLEGPTGTGKEVIARFVHRMSARAKGPFVAVNCAAMPEAMLEGLLFGHRKGAFTGAGEAHEGLFKAADGGTLLLDEIGELPLSLQAKLLRTLQEGEVLPLGATKPLHVDVRVVAATNRTLASEVAAGRFREDLLYRLNVFPMTLPALRDRRGDIAPLAFGMLLRHACQPGMPCWISGQALALLEAHPWPGNVRELENVIRRAILLAGKDAHIGSEHIAFDQPARGVETGCQPDHNSVATIAALPASIAAIDRRDAASLSDVAFQSEARAILDALNLNGGHRAKTARSLGISERTLRYRLASMRKSGLIGSNTALITPMAAVANGGEV, encoded by the coding sequence ATGCGGGCGCTTCATTCAGAATTTGAGACGGCACAATCGATGGGCGGTCCCAATCAAACCACCATTGGGGAGCGAACAACAGCCGCAACCGGCGCTCCGGCCAATGTGCATTCCGGCTTGGTCGATCCAACTTTGCCTTTGCTTGCCCACAGTTGGCAGCGCGGACGAATCGTGTTGGGCGATCATGGCAAATTCCCAGAGATTGAAACGCGGCCGGGCCGGCAACACGCAGATTTGCTTGCGATTGACCTTGTCCAATCGGACAGGCCGGCGCTGACCAGGCTTGCCAATGGTCGGGTCACGCTTGCTTACCCACCGCACGCAATGGGGCCGGCGCAATCGGCGTTGATCGCCAGCGCCGCCGATGGCGGGTGGCCCATTGCCGGTGACACCGAGAGCCTCGCTTTGTTGACATTGGCGGAACGGATCGCCGCAAGCGAAATTCCAGTCCTCCTCGAAGGGCCCACCGGCACGGGCAAAGAAGTGATTGCGCGTTTTGTGCACCGGATGAGCGCGCGGGCAAAAGGGCCGTTTGTCGCTGTCAATTGCGCCGCCATGCCAGAGGCCATGCTGGAAGGATTGTTGTTCGGCCATCGCAAGGGCGCGTTTACCGGGGCGGGAGAAGCGCATGAAGGGCTGTTCAAAGCCGCGGATGGCGGCACGCTCCTGCTCGATGAAATTGGGGAACTGCCGCTATCGCTGCAGGCGAAGCTGCTGCGCACATTACAGGAAGGCGAGGTGTTGCCCCTAGGCGCGACAAAGCCGCTTCACGTGGATGTTCGTGTTGTTGCTGCTACCAATCGGACCCTAGCGTCGGAGGTGGCAGCAGGCCGCTTTCGCGAAGATCTTTTGTATCGTCTTAACGTGTTCCCCATGACGCTCCCTGCTTTGCGGGATCGGCGGGGGGACATTGCGCCGCTCGCATTTGGAATGTTGTTGCGTCACGCGTGTCAGCCGGGGATGCCGTGCTGGATTTCGGGCCAGGCGCTTGCCTTGCTCGAGGCACATCCATGGCCGGGCAATGTCCGCGAGTTAGAAAATGTGATCCGCCGGGCGATTTTGTTGGCAGGCAAAGATGCGCATATCGGATCGGAGCATATTGCCTTTGATCAACCGGCGCGGGGGGTCGAAACGGGTTGTCAGCCTGATCACAATTCTGTGGCTACTATCGCCGCCTTGCCCGCTTCCATCGCCGCTATCGATCGGCGCGACGCGGCTTCCTTATCCGATGTGGCGTTTCAATCCGAAGCGCGTGCGATCCTTGATGCGCTCAACCTCAATGGCGGGCATCGGGCAAAGACTGCGCGCAGCCTTGGTATATCGGAGCGAACATTGCGTTACCGGCTCGCATCGATGCGGAAATCCGGTCTGATTGGATCGAATACGGCTTTAATCACACCAATGGCGGCTGTCGCGAATGGCGGTGAAGTATGA
- a CDS encoding class I SAM-dependent methyltransferase: protein MSELLIHSMSEFSSLILPCLDEAKVTEISEIGSEFGGMSKVLALRAREQGGTLNCIDPEPATGFVDWASEEECVNHIAQPSLDALKTCGAADAWFIDGDHNYYTVSHELAAIDAIQKDADRPLLAFLHDVSWPCARRDFYYAPDRVPAGWRHPHSYDHGVKLGEAGVVEGRGFRGMGQFAVALDDGGPRNGVLTAVEDFLRQADTDERPLYYVHVPAVFGLGVVFDAKAEWSEAVAQFLLPYHANPLIARLEENRLRNYLEVIEQQDQVALDLVD from the coding sequence ATGAGCGAACTCCTTATCCATTCTATGTCCGAATTTTCGAGCCTAATTTTGCCATGTCTCGATGAAGCGAAAGTCACAGAAATTTCCGAGATTGGCAGCGAGTTTGGCGGCATGTCGAAAGTCTTGGCTCTGCGCGCCCGCGAACAAGGCGGCACGCTCAATTGCATCGATCCCGAACCGGCCACCGGCTTTGTGGATTGGGCCAGCGAAGAAGAATGCGTGAACCATATCGCGCAACCAAGCTTGGACGCACTAAAGACCTGTGGCGCTGCGGATGCGTGGTTCATTGATGGGGATCACAATTACTACACTGTGTCCCATGAACTGGCCGCGATTGATGCGATTCAGAAGGACGCAGACCGACCGCTTCTCGCCTTTTTGCATGACGTGTCATGGCCGTGTGCGCGGCGCGATTTCTACTACGCTCCCGATCGAGTCCCCGCCGGTTGGCGTCACCCTCACAGTTACGATCACGGGGTGAAATTGGGCGAAGCCGGCGTCGTCGAAGGGCGCGGGTTTCGCGGTATGGGGCAATTCGCCGTCGCTTTGGATGATGGCGGGCCACGCAATGGTGTTTTAACCGCCGTTGAGGATTTCCTACGCCAAGCGGACACCGACGAACGACCGCTTTATTATGTCCATGTTCCCGCTGTATTCGGGCTGGGCGTGGTGTTTGACGCAAAGGCAGAATGGTCAGAAGCTGTGGCGCAATTCTTGCTGCCTTATCATGCCAATCCATTGATCGCTCGGCTTGAGGAAAACCGGTTGCGCAATTACCTCGAAGTGATTGAGCAACAAGATCAAGTCGCTCTCGACCTGGTCGATTGA
- a CDS encoding hydrolase, producing the protein MTNIILPHELPNALEHGPHNMRVLSLDCFDTLLWRDCYAPTDVFAGLPSVSTGQRIVGETRARKVQNTLRGGGEVGLAAIYDHAMPNACDTDRDAAITAELIAEADVCFGFEPTIELMAAAKAVGHKVIIVSDTYLNADQLLELIRRAAGDDVAGLIDRVFASSEAGISKSQGLLAKALKTMKCRADQMLHIGDNKSADYDGARALGVPALHLAQFQQVARQRFRFERTCQQIIGDAADEARGLMPHRAMLSRDEPQSDDAAHALGLTVLGPVFHAYDQWLRHEARELEQERGGKVHWLFMLRDGHLPHIVHDAGGSTVSTARVEISRFTAIGASMSTRKAYIAQYAQEFGLNPMTLARQMLMQDDEIARVVGDPKTETEKVEASHRLRDELRKGQREKVTRRRSRARAERLIEHVRAQVNPQPGDTLMLVDLGYNGSAQDRIDAILSEAFKVHVAGRYLLLREMAATGLDKKGLIDDRHFDAELLEALCGNVAVIEQLATCELGSVIDFADDGTPIRKASSVKGAQSDVRDRVQSGAVDYAKAAAAPPIVRTMWTHSDRALRDMAASVLTRFMFLPMPHELNVLKSFEHDVNLGSERLVGLFDEAHAHEGLRRRGLFYMKGSARMFLPAEIVHEDINTRLSLFAQKRFALGLSYSDAAAKSVPIPAFYVSDHDSTQTTIHAQPTHDGYYTARLPVTEAMRAVGLQVGSAFEWFELVSITASRVYGLIGGDLNDARPSEVLAQFDKVKEHAIGILECTDPAAFVLVNPPAQREGDDQLMIEIVMRPLRRRAAIPAQATHVQTTHADGGQLAVSTPPLSPSSNMKGAAA; encoded by the coding sequence ATGACCAACATCATCCTGCCGCATGAATTGCCGAACGCGTTAGAGCATGGGCCGCACAATATGCGGGTGCTGTCGCTGGACTGCTTTGACACGCTGCTTTGGCGCGATTGTTACGCGCCCACCGATGTGTTTGCGGGCCTCCCCTCTGTTTCCACCGGCCAACGGATCGTCGGCGAAACCCGCGCACGCAAGGTGCAAAACACGCTGAGAGGCGGCGGTGAAGTTGGGTTGGCTGCTATCTATGACCATGCCATGCCAAACGCATGCGACACGGATCGCGATGCTGCGATCACGGCAGAGTTAATTGCTGAAGCCGACGTGTGCTTTGGGTTTGAACCCACCATTGAATTGATGGCTGCGGCAAAAGCGGTGGGGCATAAGGTCATCATCGTGTCGGACACCTATTTGAACGCCGATCAGCTTTTGGAATTGATCAGGCGCGCGGCGGGTGATGATGTTGCCGGATTGATTGACCGCGTTTTCGCATCGAGCGAAGCGGGCATCTCCAAATCACAAGGGCTTCTGGCCAAAGCGCTCAAGACGATGAAATGCCGAGCGGATCAAATGCTGCATATCGGCGATAACAAATCCGCCGATTATGATGGTGCGCGCGCTTTGGGCGTGCCGGCGCTGCATTTGGCCCAGTTTCAACAGGTCGCACGGCAACGGTTTCGGTTTGAAAGAACGTGCCAGCAAATCATAGGCGATGCAGCGGATGAAGCCCGTGGTTTGATGCCCCACCGCGCCATGCTGTCGCGTGACGAACCTCAATCGGATGACGCGGCGCATGCATTGGGCCTCACCGTGCTTGGCCCGGTGTTCCATGCCTACGATCAATGGCTGCGCCACGAAGCGCGCGAATTGGAACAGGAACGCGGGGGCAAGGTGCATTGGTTGTTTATGCTGCGCGATGGTCATTTGCCGCATATCGTCCATGACGCGGGCGGTTCGACGGTCAGCACTGCCCGGGTTGAGATCAGCCGTTTCACCGCCATCGGGGCGTCGATGTCCACTCGCAAAGCTTACATCGCGCAATACGCCCAAGAGTTCGGCCTAAACCCGATGACTTTGGCGCGCCAGATGCTGATGCAAGACGACGAAATTGCCCGTGTTGTTGGCGATCCAAAAACCGAAACGGAAAAGGTCGAGGCGAGCCATCGGCTGCGCGATGAATTGCGCAAAGGACAGCGCGAAAAGGTCACCCGACGACGGTCGCGTGCACGGGCAGAGCGCCTTATTGAACACGTCCGAGCCCAGGTGAACCCGCAACCCGGCGACACATTGATGTTGGTCGATTTGGGTTACAATGGATCGGCCCAAGATCGGATCGACGCGATCCTTTCCGAAGCGTTCAAAGTGCATGTAGCGGGGCGGTATCTCCTGTTGCGCGAGATGGCGGCGACGGGGCTCGATAAAAAGGGTTTGATCGACGATCGGCATTTCGACGCGGAATTGTTGGAGGCACTTTGCGGTAACGTCGCCGTGATCGAGCAATTGGCGACGTGCGAATTGGGATCGGTGATCGATTTCGCGGATGATGGCACCCCCATTCGCAAAGCCAGCAGCGTCAAAGGCGCGCAAAGCGATGTGCGCGACCGCGTTCAATCCGGTGCCGTCGATTATGCCAAAGCGGCCGCGGCACCACCAATTGTCCGCACAATGTGGACCCATTCTGATCGGGCTTTGAGAGACATGGCCGCCAGCGTCCTAACGCGGTTCATGTTCCTTCCCATGCCGCATGAATTGAACGTGCTCAAAAGCTTTGAACACGATGTCAATTTGGGCAGCGAACGATTGGTCGGTCTGTTCGATGAAGCACACGCCCATGAAGGCCTGCGTCGCAGGGGGTTGTTCTATATGAAGGGTTCTGCGCGCATGTTCCTGCCAGCCGAAATCGTGCACGAAGATATAAACACACGCCTTTCCTTGTTCGCCCAGAAGCGTTTTGCGCTGGGACTTTCATACTCTGATGCGGCGGCAAAGAGCGTCCCGATTCCGGCATTCTATGTAAGCGATCATGACAGCACCCAAACCACCATTCACGCCCAACCAACGCATGATGGTTATTACACCGCGCGCCTGCCGGTGACCGAAGCGATGCGGGCCGTTGGCCTACAAGTTGGGTCGGCTTTTGAGTGGTTCGAATTGGTCAGCATCACGGCCTCGCGTGTCTACGGATTAATAGGCGGCGACTTGAACGACGCACGCCCAAGCGAGGTTTTGGCGCAGTTCGACAAAGTGAAAGAACACGCAATCGGCATCCTCGAATGCACCGATCCGGCGGCATTTGTGCTGGTCAATCCGCCAGCTCAACGCGAAGGCGATGATCAACTTATGATCGAAATTGTAATGCGCCCATTGCGCCGGCGGGCCGCCATCCCCGCACAGGCTACTCACGTACAAACGACCCATGCGGATGGTGGCCAATTGGCCGTCTCAACCCCTCCGCTTTCCCCCTCCTCCAACATGAAGGGCGCCGCAGCATGA